A window from Actimicrobium sp. CCC2.4 encodes these proteins:
- the hutG gene encoding formimidoylglutamase: MKQLPDLRRWHGRIDVEEGPTGERWHQRMQCVNADTDPAIVLLGFLCDAGIQRNHGRTGAYNGPAAIRAVLGNIPLRGSNRVADGGDVCCTWKANEDGLEVAQKELTAAVAALLDQQHRPIVLGGGHEMSVGSFGGLAQHLSTGSNAPRIGILNLDTHFNLRMTERATSGTPFRQIADDCKERGWDFNYCCLGISRFANTPSLFDRAETLGVRWRLDEQMTALDADAIRDMLDEFLAGVDHLYFSIGLDVLPADTAPGVSAPAVRGISLDMVEMIVDMAAASGKLRVADIAELSPEYDIDHRTARLAARLVARLAYDWRAA; encoded by the coding sequence ATGAAACAGCTTCCCGACTTGCGCCGCTGGCACGGCCGTATTGATGTTGAAGAAGGTCCTACCGGCGAGCGCTGGCACCAGCGCATGCAATGCGTCAATGCCGACACGGATCCGGCGATCGTCCTGCTCGGATTCTTGTGCGATGCCGGCATCCAGCGCAACCACGGCCGCACCGGTGCCTACAACGGACCGGCCGCCATCCGCGCCGTGCTGGGCAACATCCCGCTGCGCGGCAGCAACCGGGTCGCCGATGGTGGCGATGTCTGCTGCACCTGGAAGGCCAACGAGGATGGACTGGAAGTCGCGCAGAAGGAGCTGACAGCCGCCGTTGCCGCCTTGCTCGACCAACAGCACCGGCCCATCGTGCTCGGTGGCGGTCATGAAATGTCGGTCGGCTCGTTCGGCGGACTGGCGCAACACCTGTCGACCGGCAGCAACGCACCGCGTATCGGCATCCTCAATCTGGATACCCACTTCAATTTGCGCATGACTGAACGCGCCACTTCCGGCACGCCATTCCGCCAGATCGCCGATGACTGCAAAGAGCGCGGCTGGGACTTCAATTACTGCTGCCTCGGTATCAGCCGCTTTGCCAACACGCCGTCGCTGTTTGATCGCGCCGAAACGCTGGGCGTGCGCTGGCGCCTCGATGAGCAAATGACTGCGCTCGATGCCGATGCCATCCGCGACATGCTCGACGAATTTCTGGCCGGGGTCGATCATCTGTACTTCTCGATCGGGCTCGACGTCCTGCCGGCAGACACCGCACCGGGGGTCAGTGCACCGGCCGTGCGCGGCATCAGCCTCGATATGGTCGAGATGATCGTTGATATGGCTGCCGCCAGCGGTAAGTTGCGCGTGGCCGATATCGCCGAACTCAGTCCCGAGTACGACATTGACCATCGTACGGCCCGTTTGGCCGCACGCCTGGTGGCACGCCTGGCCTATGACTGGCGCGCCGCATGA